The DNA region TCATCCAGATTCACCAGATTAGGGAACCTAGACGCGTCAGGAGGGGCGGGGATGTGAGGGGCGGGTTTTGATGGCGGgcctgggggtggggagggggagaagagacCGAAGGGGTCCATTTCTGTTTGGAGGTGCGAGGTCATGCTGCGGGTCATGGttggtttttggggttggttgtttctCAGGGGGTTGCGACCTGGTTGGAAGAcagttggggatggggatgggattcCTTGGTTGCCGTCGAGGCAGGAGTTGACGTGGGCTGTGGCTTGGGATTCTGACAAGGTGGAGATGTTGCGGTTGCAGATGGGGCAGCTtcggatggtggtgctggtttgCTGTTGCTTGGGTCTGGAAGGTGGTTGGGATTGAAGTTTGGCAaagttggtgttttgggtggagggggaaggggcgTAGGAATAGGGGGGTGGCGAGTCTTGTTTGGGTCGCCGGGGTTGTTGTGGAGGGCTGGAGATTTTGAGGTCTTCCAAATCGATCAGGGTGCCAGAGTTGTCTGGTCGGTTGTTGaggtcggcgatggtgatggtgtcgtTGGCTTCTTTGGCGATGGACTTGTCTACGCCCTGGCCTACGGGGAGATCGCAGCGTGCGAGTATCTTTTCGATCAGGCCTGCGTAGCGCATGTGCCCCTGAACCTCCTcgctgaggttgaggttttCAACACCTTCGATGTGTTCGATCTCTTGAAGACCCGCCACGCCCATTTGAACAGATGTGGTGCGGTATAGGAATGCGAGAATGTAGTCGTTTTCGGAGTAGGCGTTGTAGATCCTACCGGACACTACGGTGCGCATCATCTGCCAGTGTTCTCTATTCGAGGGAACAGGGGCACCAATGAAGACGACAGAGTCGATAAGACCAAAAGCTCGACGCTTTGCAAGAGAGCGTAGGCACGAGTAAATAACTCGAGCGCCGAGCGAGTATCCGATCAGGGTGACTGGGCGTTCACCCTGGACTTTGTTGATCAGGGCGTCTGCCAGCACTTCACCAGCCTTTTCAGACCGGTTCTTGGCGAGAGAGAACGGGTTGTCCAATGTCGAAGCCATAGAAAGGAGATAGGCCGGCCACAAAGCTCCCCAGAGAGTTGCCAAGACTGTACGCTTCAGGATTTCCATCTTGACAGTGTTCCAGGCATACGAGTTGACGAGTTCCTCAAGAGACTTGCCAAGCCCCTCAAGAGCCTCCAGCTCGTACCGAAGCGCAAATACTTCGGCGTCGTCGGAGAGATGCCGCCACGGTTTCGTGATGTCGTCCTTGGTGGTTAGCCAGCCATTAATGCCTATAGTTACTCTCAAGCGCCTGGcgttcttgttgtttgctGCATTTCGGGTTCCCCATTCATCTGCCAGCGGAATAAACTTGAAGTCCTCGACATCTCGGGCGTACTTGTCCACCATTTCACCCTACCTTCGTCAGCCACGGGCATTCAGAAAGTGAAGTTACAACACTTACCGTCATGCGGGCTCCGAAAGCACCAAATAGAGCGCCCACGAGGGCTCCATTCATCCAGAAGATGCCCAAGAAAGAcgcaacaccacccagccCAACAGTACCCATGAGACCTCCGATGGCTCCAGCTACGACTGGCGCAGCAAGTCCACCAGTGACTCCTATAAGCGCAGCTCCGGCAACAGACGCCAAGCCAACTTTCAGAAACCTGCCAGCCTGgttttgctgctgcctcttCCTGGCTTCAGCGTCAGCGGACATGgtcctcgtcctctgctGTTTGGCAGCCTCTTCTGACCCTTCTACCATAGCCTTTGCAATCTCAATCTCCTCGGCGTTCAAGGCATCCAGCGGAATTTCAAGAGCCGAGGCGAGATACACAGCCAAAGCTCTCGACTCAGCTGTGTAATGACCCGTGGATAGCAACTCCAGCAGTATGCAACTCAGACTTTCCAATCTGTCCTCGTATGAGAT from Podospora pseudoanserina strain CBS 124.78 chromosome 1, whole genome shotgun sequence includes:
- a CDS encoding hypothetical protein (EggNog:ENOG503NYP3; COG:S), yielding MDPSSYHKIHTENFIKIQTLASLTLIVFDSQSGRQVLGRLENKNTTIMAPLASEPRQVLHILNHAKRRAFYGLLIEITAYMRSQLELKDLPALHVHDRPSPLRIDPNARGSSIIDEEPTLIQVDNRNFVTQPNQELARITAAALEHFDKWRAETLTKLKELLAAQDDAKTMDERRKRTERMKQRKSAPAAAEGSLIDFGGGGSSSVRDDEAVRREGVARLQLHWHPIPTRLITISYEDRLESLSCILLELLSTGHYTAESRALAVYLASALEIPLDALNAEEIEIAKAMVEGSEEAAKQQRTRTMSADAEARKRQQQNQAGRFLKVGLASVAGAALIGVTGGLAAPVVAGAIGGLMGTVGLGGVASFLGIFWMNGALVGALFGAFGARMTGEMVDKYARDVEDFKFIPLADEWGTRNAANNKNARRLRVTIGINGWLTTKDDITKPWRHLSDDAEVFALRYELEALEGLGKSLEELVNSYAWNTVKMEILKRTVLATLWGALWPAYLLSMASTLDNPFSLAKNRSEKAGEVLADALINKVQGERPVTLIGYSLGARVIYSCLRSLAKRRAFGLIDSVVFIGAPVPSNREHWQMMRTVVSGRIYNAYSENDYILAFLYRTTSVQMGVAGLQEIEHIEGVENLNLSEEVQGHMRYAGLIEKILARCDLPVGQGVDKSIAKEANDTITIADLNNRPDNSGTLIDLEDLKISSPPQQPRRPKQDSPPPYSYAPSPSTQNTNFAKLQSQPPSRPKQQQTSTTIRSCPICNRNISTLSESQATAHVNSCLDGNQGIPSPSPTVFQPGRNPLRNNQPQKPTMTRSMTSHLQTEMDPFGLFSPSPPPGPPSKPAPHIPAPPDASRFPNLVNLDDARPPTITRAQTVPAQPSALARSDSPPRVIPLAAASTPAVYESSHYQGRNYDTEEEVDTDEEYGGGIKMVDNDDDELEYVDPRPMD